One region of Vidua macroura isolate BioBank_ID:100142 chromosome 21, ASM2450914v1, whole genome shotgun sequence genomic DNA includes:
- the PRRT1B gene encoding proline rich transmembrane protein 1B produces MFKHEQIAAKLLDCPAPSTGSRGRTDPGPTGHPRLPARCCGPGWPVRGGPARRAWANSGSMINRPRLRSRRRAGPRGARGPRGAGAGPGPERRLLGPRGHRRVPRMDGDPPAVPQARGAEQGDGSGAAGGPPTPGTRSDAPAARGDRPVAVSVVTSSALEGAPPPYSPPDPKSFHLFYPPFPAGYSQQGPVIYPPGPGPRPFPAPGFPRGPLPYSTHNAQPAAGPSPAGRGQQLPKDYTVESVLVTLFCCVLTGVMALVYSHETRAALARGDVAQAHVASRKAQLLILFSLLFGLFASISWIIYVLVSLYL; encoded by the exons ATGTTTAAACACGAACAAATTGCTGCGAAGCTCCTTGACTGCCCTGCGCCCAGCACCGGCTCCAGGGGCCGGACGGACCCCGGGCCCACTGGCCACCCCCGTTTGCCCGCCCGGTGCTGCGGGCCGGGGTGGCCGgtgcggggcggccccgcccgcAGGGCCTGGGCAAACAGCGGGTCAATGATTAACCGGCCCCGGctgcgctcccgccgccgcgcGGGGCCACGCGGGGCTCGGGGGCCGcgcggggccggagcggggccgggccccgAGCGGCGGCTGTTGGGACCCCGCGGGCACCGCC GCGTCCCGCGGATGGACGGTGACCCGCCAGCCGTGCCCCAGGCGCGGGGAGCGGAGCAGGGGGATGGCAGCGGGGCAGCCGGGGGGCCGCCCACCCCCGGCACCCGCAGCGACGCCCCCGCGGCCCGTGGGGACAGGCCCGTGGCCGTGTCGGTGGTCACCAGCTCAGCCTTAGAGGGTGCTCCTCCACCTTACTCGCCCCCGGACCCCAAGAGCTTTCACCTCTTCTACCCGCCGTTCCCAGCCGGCTACTCCCAGCAAGGGCCCGTCATTTACCCGCCGGGGCCGGGACCGCGGCCCTTCCCGGCCCCGGGCTTCCCCCGCGGGCCCCTGCCCTACAGCACG CACAACGCGCAGCCGGCCGCGGGGCCGTCACCCGCCGGCCgcgggcagcagctgcccaagGACTACACGGTGGAGTCGGTGCTGGTGACCCTCTTCTGCTGCGTGCTGACCGGGGTCATGGCCCTCGTCTACTCGCACGAG acCCGGGCTGCGCTCGCCCGTGGGGACGTGGCCCAGGCGCATGTGGCATCCAGAAAGGCTCAGTTACTGATCCTCTTCAGCCTCCTCTTCGGGTTGTTCGCCTCCATCAGCTGGATCATCTACGTCCTGGTGTCCCTGTACCTGTGA